A single region of the Leisingera thetidis genome encodes:
- the bmt gene encoding betaine--homocysteine S-methyltransferase produces the protein MTNNFKRLLETKDVLLADGATGTNLFAMGLQSGDAPELWNVDEPKKILALYQGSVDAGSDLFLTNSFGGTAARLKLHDAQNRVRELNRIAAELGREVADKAGRKIAVAGSVGPTGEIFEPVGDMSHAVAVEMFHEQADALKEGGADVLWLETISAPEEFRAAAEAFKLADMPWCGTMSFDTAGRTMMGVTSADLAQLVEDFDNAPLAFGANCGTGASDILRTVLGFAAQGTERPIISKGNAGIPKYVDGHIHYDGTPELMGEYAVMARDAGAKIIGGCCGTMPDHLRHMRAALDSRPRGDRPALEKIVEVLGPFTSDGDGTGDDANTGNERRSRRRRRA, from the coding sequence ATGACAAACAACTTCAAACGGCTGCTGGAAACCAAAGACGTGCTGCTGGCCGATGGCGCAACCGGCACCAACCTGTTCGCCATGGGGCTGCAGTCCGGCGATGCGCCGGAACTGTGGAACGTGGACGAGCCGAAAAAGATCCTGGCGCTGTACCAGGGGTCGGTCGATGCCGGCAGCGACCTGTTTCTGACCAACAGCTTTGGCGGCACCGCCGCGCGGCTGAAACTGCATGACGCGCAGAACCGTGTACGCGAACTGAACCGCATCGCCGCCGAACTGGGCCGCGAGGTCGCCGACAAGGCCGGCCGCAAGATTGCCGTGGCAGGCTCCGTCGGCCCGACCGGGGAGATTTTCGAACCCGTCGGAGACATGTCCCACGCCGTGGCAGTGGAGATGTTCCACGAACAGGCCGACGCGCTGAAAGAAGGCGGCGCAGACGTGCTGTGGCTGGAGACCATTTCCGCACCCGAGGAATTCCGCGCCGCGGCTGAGGCTTTCAAGCTGGCGGACATGCCCTGGTGCGGCACCATGAGCTTTGACACAGCGGGCCGCACCATGATGGGGGTGACCTCGGCAGACCTGGCCCAGCTGGTGGAGGACTTTGACAACGCGCCGCTGGCCTTCGGCGCCAACTGCGGCACCGGCGCTTCCGACATTCTGCGCACCGTGCTGGGCTTTGCCGCGCAAGGCACTGAACGCCCGATCATTTCCAAAGGCAATGCCGGCATTCCGAAGTACGTTGATGGCCACATCCACTATGACGGCACCCCGGAGCTGATGGGCGAATATGCGGTAATGGCGCGCGACGCCGGCGCCAAGATCATCGGCGGCTGCTGCGGCACCATGCCCGATCACCTGCGCCACATGCGCGCCGCCCTGGACAGCCGCCCGCGCGGCGACCGCCCGGCGCTTGAGAAAATTGTC